A single window of Granulibacter bethesdensis DNA harbors:
- a CDS encoding penicillin-binding protein activator, producing the protein MRRRTLSLLVASLALAGCSNTLSGGSGPLRLSGSAGQGSGKLEHLAILLPLSGPDAARGQAMLKAAQLALDIPGSPRLEPIDTHGTPNGAAQAAQAAVAGGAYMILGPFSAAETGAAAGPARQAGIPVLAFTSSPAQAQPGIWVMGLTPDQQVERLVQAARAQGKSHIAALLPNTELGSAMGRALVQFAPDATVRHYSGGMEAMNATVRDLSGYASRRGPLEQKIREAKKNGDRKLAAELSRNSVPPPPFDALLLADVGTRLAEIGSLLPYYDINTPTVRIMGPALWSSERARAGSGDTLNGAWYAAPDQATRTDYVQRYQTKYGSVPLALQDLAYDAASIARVIASEGSVSADSLTRPAGFAGVDGVLVLHPDGKVSRGLALYEIESGNPKMIEPAPQKLNSTGS; encoded by the coding sequence ATGCGGCGTCGGACATTGTCTCTCCTCGTAGCCAGTCTGGCACTGGCGGGGTGCTCGAACACCCTTTCAGGGGGGAGCGGCCCACTCCGTCTCAGCGGTAGCGCAGGGCAGGGTAGCGGTAAACTGGAGCATCTGGCGATTCTGTTGCCGCTCTCCGGTCCGGATGCTGCGCGTGGGCAGGCGATGCTCAAGGCGGCACAGCTGGCGCTTGATATCCCCGGCTCTCCGCGTCTGGAGCCGATTGATACGCATGGCACGCCCAACGGGGCGGCACAGGCTGCCCAGGCGGCGGTGGCGGGGGGCGCCTATATGATTCTTGGCCCGTTCAGCGCGGCGGAAACAGGCGCAGCGGCAGGGCCGGCACGGCAGGCCGGGATACCAGTGCTCGCCTTTACCTCCAGTCCGGCCCAGGCCCAGCCCGGCATATGGGTGATGGGGCTGACCCCAGATCAGCAGGTAGAGCGACTGGTGCAGGCTGCACGCGCCCAAGGTAAGTCTCATATCGCGGCGCTGCTGCCGAATACCGAACTGGGCTCTGCCATGGGCCGGGCGCTGGTGCAGTTTGCGCCGGATGCCACGGTGCGGCATTATTCCGGCGGGATGGAGGCCATGAACGCCACCGTGCGTGACCTGTCCGGTTATGCCAGCCGTCGCGGGCCGCTGGAGCAGAAAATCCGCGAGGCCAAAAAGAATGGTGATCGCAAACTGGCGGCAGAGCTGTCCCGTAATTCCGTTCCGCCACCGCCTTTCGATGCGTTGCTGCTTGCGGATGTCGGCACCCGTCTGGCCGAGATCGGCAGCCTGCTGCCCTATTATGATATCAACACGCCAACCGTGCGTATCATGGGGCCTGCGCTGTGGTCTTCAGAGCGCGCTCGCGCCGGTTCCGGCGATACGCTGAACGGAGCATGGTATGCTGCCCCCGATCAGGCCACGCGTACCGATTATGTGCAGCGTTACCAGACGAAATACGGCTCGGTGCCGTTGGCGTTGCAGGATCTGGCCTATGATGCCGCCTCCATCGCGCGGGTCATTGCCAGTGAAGGCAGCGTGTCGGCGGACAGCCTGACCAGACCGGCCGGATTTGCAGGCGTGGATGGGGTTCTGGTGTTGCATCCGGACGGAAAGGTCAGCCGCGGGTTGGCTCTGTATGAGATAGAGTCGGGCAATCCCAAAATGATCGAACCGGCCCCGCAAAAGCTGAACTCTACCGGGAGCTGA
- the rsmI gene encoding 16S rRNA (cytidine(1402)-2'-O)-methyltransferase has product MSDAACDPLSTGASLPDAHTRQANAENPAIVAQPARTTELDDPGEQTRALPAGLAPSGLVLVSTPIGNLQDLSARGIETLRHADMILCEDTRTTTRLCTAFGINRRLEALHEHNEEARIPALLGLMRAGKRLALVSDAGTPLVSDPGFRLVRAAIAEGLPVTGIPGANAALLALTLSGLPPHPFLFLGFPASKEAARRTGFTILRAAEAAGLNATMIWHEAPHRLAACLHDMLAVFGDRPAAVARELTKRFEEVRRGSLSDLVQHYRTSEARGEITVLLGPPPAEQATAQDLDTALLQALETHSVKDAAALVATAIAMPRKQVYARALQLQQRLK; this is encoded by the coding sequence ATGTCCGACGCCGCATGCGATCCCCTTTCCACCGGTGCATCCCTGCCCGATGCCCACACCCGGCAGGCAAACGCAGAGAACCCGGCCATTGTTGCACAACCCGCCCGAACGACGGAACTGGACGATCCGGGCGAACAGACCCGCGCTCTTCCCGCTGGTCTTGCCCCTTCCGGTCTTGTGCTCGTCTCCACGCCGATCGGCAACCTTCAGGATCTGTCGGCACGTGGCATTGAGACACTCAGACACGCCGATATGATCCTGTGCGAGGATACCCGCACCACCACCCGCCTCTGCACCGCTTTCGGCATCAACCGCCGTCTGGAAGCCCTGCATGAGCATAATGAGGAAGCCCGGATTCCCGCGCTGCTGGGACTGATGCGGGCCGGAAAGCGGCTGGCTCTCGTCTCCGATGCCGGCACACCGCTGGTCTCCGATCCCGGATTCCGTCTGGTGCGCGCCGCCATCGCCGAAGGGTTGCCGGTGACCGGCATTCCCGGCGCCAATGCCGCCCTGCTGGCCCTGACCCTGTCCGGCCTGCCGCCGCATCCCTTCCTGTTCCTGGGCTTCCCCGCCTCGAAGGAGGCCGCGCGGCGCACCGGCTTTACCATCTTACGGGCGGCAGAAGCGGCCGGGCTGAACGCCACCATGATCTGGCACGAAGCCCCTCACCGACTGGCAGCCTGCCTGCATGACATGCTGGCCGTTTTCGGGGATCGCCCCGCCGCCGTCGCGCGCGAGCTGACCAAGCGGTTCGAGGAAGTCCGACGCGGCTCTCTCTCCGACCTCGTCCAGCATTATCGGACCAGTGAAGCGCGCGGCGAGATCACCGTCCTGCTCGGCCCCCCCCCTGCCGAGCAGGCCACAGCGCAGGATCTGGATACCGCCCTGTTGCAGGCGCTGGAAACCCACAGCGTCAAGGATGCGGCCGCCCTGGTGGCCACCGCCATCGCCATGCCGCGCAAGCAGGTTTATGCGCGCGCGTTACAGCTTCAGCAGCGGTTGAAATAA
- a CDS encoding dipeptidase, with product MDPHTLHHSLLTFDSHIDIPWPDGPGVFEDSPKRHVDIPKMERGSLSAGCLVAYVPQGPRTDEGRSAARNRALAMLETIRRIGDDAASHGKSVRVVDTADAIEAAHRDKAIAILPAVENGYAMGTDLTVLDRFRALGARYLTLTHNGHNDIADSARPIPALGDDGPEHHGLSALGRDVIQRLNRLGMLVDVSHASKETMLQAADLSTTPVVATHSCVRALCDHPRNLDDEQLDVLKSTGGLIQITAMDGFLRKGGTLETVGIADFVDHIDYVVRRIGIAHVGISSDFDGGGEITGWRNAADSPNLTAELVKRGYDEAAIQAFWGGNFLRLLRIAEQRAG from the coding sequence ATGGACCCTCACACGCTGCATCATTCTCTGCTGACTTTCGATAGCCATATCGACATCCCATGGCCGGACGGGCCAGGCGTGTTCGAAGACAGCCCAAAGCGGCATGTCGACATTCCCAAGATGGAGCGTGGCTCTCTCTCCGCCGGATGTCTGGTGGCCTATGTACCGCAGGGGCCGCGCACCGATGAAGGCCGCAGCGCTGCACGCAACCGCGCCCTGGCCATGCTGGAAACCATCCGGAGAATCGGCGATGATGCTGCCTCCCACGGGAAATCCGTGCGCGTGGTCGATACCGCCGACGCCATCGAAGCGGCCCATCGCGACAAGGCCATCGCCATCCTGCCCGCGGTCGAAAATGGCTATGCCATGGGCACCGACCTGACCGTGCTGGACCGATTCCGTGCTTTGGGCGCGCGGTATCTGACCCTGACCCATAACGGCCATAACGATATTGCCGACTCAGCCCGGCCCATTCCGGCACTGGGTGATGACGGGCCGGAGCATCACGGACTGTCTGCTCTGGGACGAGACGTCATCCAGCGCCTCAACCGGCTGGGCATGCTGGTCGATGTCAGCCATGCCTCGAAAGAGACCATGCTTCAGGCGGCCGACCTGTCCACCACTCCGGTCGTGGCCACGCATTCCTGTGTCCGGGCGCTGTGCGACCATCCGCGCAACCTCGATGACGAACAGCTCGATGTGCTGAAAAGCACGGGGGGGCTGATCCAGATCACCGCCATGGACGGATTCCTGCGCAAGGGGGGCACACTGGAAACGGTCGGCATCGCGGATTTCGTCGATCATATTGATTATGTCGTGCGCCGCATCGGCATCGCGCATGTCGGTATTTCCTCCGACTTTGATGGCGGCGGAGAAATCACCGGCTGGCGGAATGCGGCGGACAGCCCGAACCTGACCGCCGAGCTGGTGAAGCGCGGCTATGACGAAGCCGCTATTCAGGCATTCTGGGGCGGCAATTTCCTGCGCCTGTTGCGAATCGCGGAGCAGCGTGCGGGCTGA